A window of Candidatus Methylomirabilis lanthanidiphila contains these coding sequences:
- a CDS encoding ATPase AAA — MIERTHHLHALTALLRQFPVVAILGPRQIGKTTLARQFVDRRGGRATFFDLESPEDLALLADPLLALRPLKGLVVMDEIHRRPELFASLRVLVDEPRAARRFLVLGSASPELLRQTSETLAGRIAYHELGGFVLDEVGPQEWPRLWRRGGFPRSYLARSEIESLRWRRELIRTYLERDIPSLGLRLPAPTLRRFWMMVAHYHGQIWNASELARSFGVGHTTVRRYLDVLTDTFMVRQLQSWHENIGKRQVKAPKVYIRDSGLLHALFGLGAAREIESHPKVGASWEGFALDVIVSRIAAQPEECFFWATHSGAELDLLVVRGNRRLGFELKRTTAPTVTRSMRAALQDLRLDEIVIVHAGSRSYSLDRKIRAISIHRILEDVPPLR, encoded by the coding sequence ATGATCGAGCGGACCCACCACCTGCATGCGCTCACGGCCCTGTTGCGCCAGTTCCCAGTTGTGGCGATCCTCGGTCCACGCCAAATCGGTAAGACCACCCTCGCCCGCCAGTTCGTCGACCGTCGCGGCGGTCGCGCCACGTTCTTCGATCTTGAGAGTCCCGAGGACCTCGCCCTCCTTGCGGACCCACTCCTCGCCCTGCGGCCCCTGAAAGGCCTTGTCGTGATGGACGAGATACACAGGCGGCCCGAGCTGTTTGCCAGCCTGCGCGTCCTCGTCGATGAGCCGCGCGCGGCTCGCCGCTTCCTCGTTCTAGGCAGCGCGTCCCCCGAACTCCTGCGCCAGACGTCCGAAACCTTGGCCGGTCGCATCGCCTACCATGAGCTGGGCGGTTTCGTGCTCGATGAGGTCGGACCTCAGGAATGGCCACGCCTGTGGCGAAGGGGCGGATTCCCCCGTTCGTATCTCGCCCGCTCCGAGATCGAGAGCCTCCGCTGGCGCCGGGAACTCATACGAACGTACCTCGAACGAGACATTCCGTCGCTCGGTCTTCGCCTGCCTGCACCTACGTTGCGCCGGTTCTGGATGATGGTCGCGCACTACCACGGACAAATCTGGAACGCCTCCGAACTCGCCCGATCCTTCGGGGTCGGACACACAACAGTCCGGCGATACCTCGACGTGCTGACAGATACATTCATGGTGAGGCAGCTCCAGAGCTGGCACGAGAACATCGGCAAGCGGCAGGTCAAGGCACCCAAGGTCTACATCCGTGACAGCGGGCTACTGCACGCCCTCTTCGGCCTCGGGGCCGCTCGCGAGATTGAATCGCACCCCAAGGTGGGGGCCTCGTGGGAAGGCTTCGCACTCGATGTCATCGTTTCGCGGATCGCCGCCCAACCGGAAGAGTGTTTCTTCTGGGCCACACACTCCGGCGCCGAACTCGATCTCCTCGTCGTTCGCGGCAACCGTCGACTCGGCTTCGAGCTCAAGCGTACCACAGCCCCGACCGTGACCCGATCGATGCGGGCAGCCCTGCAGGATCTTCGTCTGGACGAAATCGTGATCGTTCATGCCGGGTCCCGCTCGTACAGTCTGGACCGGAAGATCAGGGCGATCTCGATCCATCGGATCCTCGAGGACGTGCCGCCCCTTCGCTGA
- a CDS encoding DNA polymerase, giving the protein MTLSQLASRRNLELAWRRITTGGNYQYKQLYRSLYYAYEVALDANLRDLRQRLLGGAFEARHPERIYVPKASGLHRPLALLNIEDQIVLQAFANLAAKRMQRRRAPLQSKVVFSNILEKPDSIFFFRRWQDTYGAFQRRIRKHYAGGMRWVGDFDLAAFYDTISHELLLRTIYPRTTNGDPDWIGQCLRTWSSDRAVSGHGHGLPQGPLASDFLAECFLLPIDLALRKRRGYIRYVDDIRLFGATENDVRADLIEIERHCRERGLIPQTGKFAIKRAQSVQDAMGMLPSISDPQHEAGTEKIDKKDARRAFLSAISGKPYRVTDKTRLRYILYRAEPDSDLLRLVLRLIPHHPEHADAFFAYLGRFNYRKPIERLCLTLVEQNPYPYVRGEAWHVLARYSREARSMTAGDPRALTTRAISIAKQRTQENFVERWGACHFLCVSEALTSSRHSRFLKYQAPLLQSLLAPVLPDAAFGKGEVVESYLERTTPEPGLSVCSALHQRGLTPTTFGLKVNQLPSQVGNTLRELGVVSAPGSKIDPIAEILNARYAVPRGKSWHQLLRAEYVHALGLLKQAEAAFAGGRSFWLACQNSFNQTVFLALQRHLAATGHQAACTIVDKKGQLVDFGVTLDANGPFSKNCPTIGDCFGDMNTRRNYLPMSHPYEKKTAAQARYLKAQERNRFVAKLQTAYADLVALMP; this is encoded by the coding sequence ATGACGCTCAGCCAGCTTGCAAGCCGACGGAACCTCGAGCTGGCGTGGAGGCGAATCACCACCGGCGGCAACTATCAGTACAAGCAACTGTATCGCAGCCTGTACTACGCCTACGAGGTCGCGCTCGACGCCAACCTGCGGGACCTTCGGCAGCGGCTGCTGGGCGGTGCCTTCGAGGCTCGCCACCCGGAGCGGATATATGTGCCCAAGGCGTCGGGCCTCCATCGACCTCTCGCGCTGCTGAACATCGAGGACCAGATCGTCCTGCAGGCGTTCGCGAATCTGGCCGCGAAGCGGATGCAGCGTCGTCGCGCTCCACTTCAGTCTAAGGTCGTTTTCAGCAACATCCTCGAGAAGCCAGACAGCATCTTCTTCTTCCGTCGTTGGCAAGATACCTACGGTGCGTTCCAGAGGCGGATCCGGAAGCACTACGCAGGCGGCATGCGATGGGTGGGCGATTTTGATCTCGCCGCGTTCTACGACACGATTTCCCACGAGCTCCTGCTGAGGACGATCTACCCGCGAACAACCAACGGTGACCCCGACTGGATCGGCCAGTGTTTGCGGACATGGAGCTCCGACCGCGCGGTGTCCGGACATGGCCACGGTCTGCCGCAGGGACCACTTGCCTCCGACTTCCTTGCCGAGTGCTTCCTGCTCCCCATCGACCTCGCGCTCCGGAAGCGGCGAGGCTACATACGGTACGTCGACGACATCCGCCTCTTCGGCGCCACCGAGAACGACGTTCGAGCGGACCTCATCGAGATCGAGCGCCATTGTCGCGAGCGCGGACTCATCCCGCAGACGGGCAAGTTCGCCATCAAGCGCGCCCAGAGCGTCCAGGATGCGATGGGAATGCTCCCCAGCATTTCGGACCCGCAGCACGAGGCTGGTACGGAGAAGATCGACAAGAAGGATGCCCGGCGGGCGTTCCTGTCCGCGATCAGCGGCAAGCCGTACAGGGTCACCGATAAAACGCGATTGCGCTACATCCTTTACCGTGCCGAGCCCGATAGCGATCTTCTCAGGCTGGTGCTACGCCTCATTCCGCACCATCCGGAGCACGCCGACGCGTTCTTCGCCTACCTCGGCCGCTTCAACTACAGGAAGCCGATCGAGCGGCTCTGCCTTACCCTCGTCGAGCAGAACCCGTACCCCTACGTTCGAGGCGAGGCGTGGCATGTGCTGGCTAGGTACAGCAGGGAGGCGCGCTCCATGACTGCCGGCGATCCGAGAGCGCTGACCACCAGAGCCATCAGCATCGCAAAGCAGCGGACACAGGAGAACTTCGTCGAGCGGTGGGGTGCTTGTCACTTCCTGTGCGTGTCGGAGGCGTTGACATCGTCTCGGCACAGCAGGTTCCTCAAGTATCAAGCGCCGCTGCTCCAGTCGCTCTTGGCCCCTGTACTTCCCGATGCTGCGTTCGGGAAGGGCGAAGTAGTCGAGTCCTATCTCGAACGAACGACGCCGGAGCCTGGGCTTTCGGTGTGCTCGGCACTGCACCAGCGCGGGCTGACACCCACGACCTTCGGGCTCAAGGTGAACCAGCTGCCGTCCCAGGTTGGCAACACGCTTCGGGAACTGGGGGTCGTGTCCGCGCCGGGGTCCAAGATCGATCCGATCGCCGAGATTCTCAATGCCCGGTACGCGGTGCCCCGTGGCAAGTCCTGGCACCAGTTGCTCAGGGCGGAGTACGTGCATGCGCTCGGCCTCCTGAAGCAGGCCGAAGCTGCATTCGCCGGGGGCCGCTCGTTCTGGCTTGCTTGTCAGAACTCGTTCAACCAGACGGTTTTCTTGGCCCTGCAGCGGCACCTTGCGGCGACGGGTCACCAGGCGGCGTGCACCATCGTCGACAAGAAGGGGCAACTGGTGGACTTCGGGGTCACGCTGGACGCCAACGGACCGTTCTCGAAGAACTGCCCGACCATCGGCGATTGCTTCGGGGATATGAACACGCGCCGCAACTACCTTCCAATGTCGCACCCGTACGAGAAGAAGACGGCGGCGCAGGCCCGTTACCTCAAGGCGCAGGAAAGAAACCGGTTCGTCGCAAAACTGCAAACCGCGTACGCCGACCTGGTAGCGCTCATGCCGTGA
- a CDS encoding cytosine deaminase yields MIRGHIYYYARRRGEIETMAYEHEAHRRFIQTAFDQAVKSYNEGGLPIGAVMVEEGAIIAAGHNRRVQDGDPIAHGEMDCFRKAGRRPRYDGITLYTTLSPCMMCSGTVLQFGIKSVVVGEDRNFRGNIDLLRDHGVDVVLLNDPDCLSLMQRFIRERPDLWDEDIAGRTNV; encoded by the coding sequence ATGATCAGGGGTCACATCTACTACTACGCTCGACGCAGGGGAGAGATAGAGACTATGGCATATGAACACGAGGCCCATCGAAGGTTTATTCAAACAGCCTTCGACCAAGCCGTGAAGTCGTACAACGAGGGTGGGCTCCCGATTGGTGCTGTAATGGTAGAGGAGGGGGCGATTATTGCCGCCGGTCACAATCGTCGCGTTCAGGACGGCGATCCAATTGCGCACGGAGAGATGGATTGTTTTCGCAAGGCTGGTCGGCGCCCCCGCTACGACGGCATCACGCTTTACACGACGCTTAGTCCGTGCATGATGTGCTCAGGCACAGTGCTCCAGTTTGGGATCAAGAGCGTGGTCGTTGGCGAAGATCGAAACTTTCGAGGCAATATTGACCTTCTGCGCGATCATGGCGTTGACGTTGTTCTCCTGAATGATCCCGACTGCCTCTCTCTCATGCAGCGATTCATTCGCGAACGTCCCGATCTGTGGGACGAGGACATCGCGGGGCGAACAAATGTTTAG